A stretch of Gossypium hirsutum isolate 1008001.06 chromosome A06, Gossypium_hirsutum_v2.1, whole genome shotgun sequence DNA encodes these proteins:
- the LOC107962642 gene encoding 3-ketoacyl-CoA synthase 11 — translation MTDSKPEQPLIPSSSRKLPDFKKSVKLKYVKLGYHYLITHGMYLFLSPLVVVITAQLSTFSIQDLYDLWEHLQYNLISVIICSTLLVFLSTLYFLTRPRPVYLVNFACYKPDEFRKCPKRIFMDRSQLAGTFTEENLQFQRKILERSGLGEETYLPEAVLNVPPNPSMKEARKEAEIVMFGAIDELLAKTSIKPKDIGILVVNCSLFNPTPSLSAMVINHYKLRGNIQSYNLGGMGCSAGLLSIDLAKNLLQVHPNSYALVISMENITLNWYFGNDRSKLVSNCLFRMGGAAILLSNKRSDRRRSKYQLVHTVRTHKGADDKCFACVTQEEDSAGKIGVTLSKDLMAVAGDALKTNITTLGPLVLPMSEQLLFFATLVGRKLIKMKIKPYIPDFKLAFEHFCIHAGGRAVLDELEKNLQLSEWHMEPSRMTLFRFGNTSSSSLWYELAYSEAKGRIRKGDRTWQIAFGSGFKCNSAVWKALRTVNPAKEKNPWMDEIQNFPVDVPKVSSI, via the coding sequence ATGACTGATTCAAAACCAGAGCAACCATTGATCCCATCATCGTCTCGGAAGCTACCTGATTTTAAGAAATCAGTTAAGCTAAAATATGTGAAGCTTGGGTACCATTACTTGATCACCCATGGAATGTATCTCTTCCTTTCCCCTCTTGTAGTTGTAATCACTGCACAACTCTCAACATTTTCTATCCAGGATCTTTATGATCTTTGGGAGCATcttcaatacaatcttatttctGTCATCATCTGCTCGACTCTTCTTGTTTTCTTGTCGACTCTCTACTTTCTCACTCGTCCTCGTCCTGTTTACCTTGTCAACTTTGCTTGCTATAAACCGGATGAATTTCGGAAATGCCCCAAAAGGATCTTCATGGATCGGTCTCAATTGGCCGGTACCTTCACAGAGGAAAACCTTCAGTTTCAGCGTAAGATTCTTGAAAGGTCCGGGCTTGGCGAGGAGACATATCTTCCAGAGGCTGTCCTCAATGTTCCACCTAACCCATCAATGAAAGAAGCTAGAAAAGAAGCTGAGATTGTTATGTTTGGTGCTATTGATGAACTTTTGGCTAAGACCTCCATAAAACCCAAAGACATTGGAATTTTGGTTGTGAACTGCAGCTTGTTTAATCCAACGCCATCTTTGTCTGCCATGGTTATCAACCATTACAAGCTTCGAGGGAATATTCAAAGCTACAACTTGGGAGGAATGGGCTGTAGTGCTGGTTTGCTCTCAATAGATCTTGCAAAGAATCTACTTCAAGTCCATCCGAACTCCTATGCACTGGTTATCAGCATGGAGAACATCACCTTGAACTGGTACTTTGGAAATGATCGCTCAAAACTTGTTTCAAACTGCTTATTCAGGATGGGAGGCGCGGCAATACTGCTCTCTAACAAACGCTCTGACAGAAGAAGATCCAAATACCAATTGGTTCACACTGTTCGCACTCACAAGGGCGCGGATGATAAGTGCTTTGCTTGTGTTACACAGGAAGAAGACTCTGCAGGAAAGATTGGCGTTACATTGTCAAAGGATCTCATGGCAGTTGCTGGTGATGCTCTAAAGACCAACATCACCACATTGGGGCCTCTGGTTCTTCCGATGTCCGAGCAGCTGCTTTTCTTTGCTACATTGGTTGGAAGGAAGCTTATCAAAATGAAGATCAAGCCTTACATTCCAGATTTCAAGCTAGCTTTTGAACATTTCTGCATTCACGCTGGAGGAAGAGCTGTTTTGGATGAACTGGAGAAGAATTTGCAGCTCTCCGAATGGCATATGGAACCATCAAGAATGACTCTCTTCCGATTTGGAAACACCTCAAGCAGTTCTCTGTGGTATGAATTGGCATATTCGGAAGCTAAGGGTAGGATTAGGAAAGGGGACAGAACATGGCAAATAGCATTTGGTTCTGGATTCAAATGCAACAGTGCTGTATGGAAAGCTTTGAGGACCGTAAATCCAGCAAAGGAGAAAAACCCATGGATGGATGAGATCCAGAATTTCCCAGTTGATGTTCCAAAGGTATCATCCATCTAA